A stretch of the Planktothricoides raciborskii GIHE-MW2 genome encodes the following:
- a CDS encoding ABC transporter substrate-binding protein: MKKHTACTSALFGTLALLLTACAQTNNTSTSNTIPLGIALAQTSNVALIGQEGIQGAKIAEKYFNDKGGINGKPIKLIIQDTGGEEAGAINAFQTLITQNKVVGIVGPTLSQQAFSADPIAERAKVPVVAASNTAKGIPEIGDYIARVSAPVSIVAPNSLKAALKINPNIKKVAVLYAQNDAFSKSESEIFQQVVKDLKLDLATVQKFQTTDTDFQSQATNVINLKPDLIIISGLTTDGGNLVRQLRELGYKGQIVGGNGFNTSNIFAVCKDLCNGVIVAQAYSPEHPGEINQTFRTTYLNQYKKEPPQFSAQAFTAVQVFVESLTALDQKNPVNQVPLEQLRTELNKQVLIGKYDTPIGEISFTPVGDVVQQQFYVSQLKVEPDGSNGKFVPLK, from the coding sequence ATGAAAAAGCATACCGCTTGTACCTCAGCCTTATTTGGTACTCTCGCTCTCCTGCTGACAGCCTGCGCTCAAACTAACAACACTTCTACATCAAATACTATTCCCCTGGGCATTGCCTTGGCACAAACCAGCAACGTAGCTTTGATTGGTCAAGAAGGCATTCAAGGAGCCAAAATTGCTGAGAAATATTTTAATGACAAAGGCGGAATCAATGGGAAACCGATTAAATTAATTATTCAGGATACAGGAGGAGAGGAAGCGGGGGCGATCAATGCCTTTCAAACTTTAATTACTCAAAATAAAGTGGTTGGCATTGTTGGGCCAACTCTTTCCCAACAGGCTTTTAGCGCCGATCCGATCGCCGAACGAGCCAAAGTGCCTGTGGTTGCTGCCTCGAATACCGCCAAAGGCATTCCGGAAATTGGGGATTATATTGCCCGTGTTTCCGCACCCGTTTCGATCGTTGCCCCCAATTCACTGAAAGCAGCGCTGAAGATCAACCCCAATATCAAGAAAGTTGCGGTTTTATATGCCCAAAATGATGCTTTTAGCAAGTCAGAAAGCGAAATATTTCAGCAAGTTGTCAAAGATTTAAAACTTGATTTAGCCACGGTACAAAAGTTCCAAACCACAGACACAGACTTCCAATCCCAAGCCACGAATGTCATCAATCTTAAACCAGATTTAATTATTATTTCTGGCTTGACCACCGATGGCGGCAACTTGGTGCGGCAACTGCGAGAACTGGGTTATAAAGGACAGATTGTTGGCGGAAATGGATTTAACACCTCCAATATTTTTGCCGTATGCAAGGATCTTTGTAATGGCGTGATTGTCGCTCAAGCCTACAGTCCCGAACATCCGGGAGAAATTAACCAAACTTTTCGCACGACTTACCTAAATCAGTACAAAAAAGAACCGCCTCAGTTTAGTGCCCAAGCATTTACAGCCGTTCAGGTATTTGTAGAATCTCTCACCGCACTCGATCAAAAAAATCCCGTTAACCAAGTACCTTTAGAGCAACTACGGACAGAACTAAATAAACAAGTCCTAATTGGTAAGTACGATACTCCCATTGGGGAGATTTCTTTTACCCCAGTTGGCGATGTAGTTCAGCAGCAATTTTATGTATCACAACTCAAAGTAGAACCCGATGGAAGCAACGGTAAATTTGTGCCTCTGAAATAG
- a CDS encoding branched-chain amino acid ABC transporter permease, with product MDITLFFQQFLNGLSIGSVYAIFALGYTLIFSILGIINFAHGAIFTLGAYFTYAIMGNAFGFNGLLANSQLPIKLPFPIALILGSILAGLVGVGIERLAFRPLRRKGADSLLTVVSSLGVALVIVNLIQYLVGAENYTFPGNTYGNLPAAINFGTEEQPIPIRSVQVVIFGVSVVILSILTYFINYTKYGKAMRAVAEDPIAANLLGINTDGFIVLTFFISSFLAGVAGTLVGSSVSIAGPYFGIAFGLKGLAVIVLGGLGSIPGAVLGGLVIGLAEAFVPADYSAYKDAVAFGILFIMLLVRPQGLLGRRLIQKV from the coding sequence ATGGACATCACCCTATTTTTTCAGCAATTTCTTAACGGTTTATCCATCGGCAGTGTATATGCCATCTTTGCCTTGGGCTACACCCTTATCTTCTCGATCTTGGGGATTATTAATTTTGCACATGGGGCAATTTTTACCCTCGGTGCCTATTTCACCTATGCGATTATGGGAAATGCCTTTGGCTTTAATGGATTGTTGGCCAATAGCCAATTGCCAATCAAATTACCCTTTCCTATTGCCTTAATTCTAGGGAGTATTCTGGCGGGTTTAGTCGGGGTTGGGATTGAGCGCCTTGCCTTCCGTCCGTTGCGGCGAAAAGGGGCTGATTCTTTACTGACGGTTGTTTCTAGCCTGGGTGTGGCCTTGGTCATCGTCAATTTGATTCAATATTTAGTCGGGGCAGAAAACTATACATTTCCCGGAAATACCTATGGAAATTTACCCGCAGCGATTAACTTTGGTACAGAGGAGCAACCGATTCCGATTCGCAGTGTTCAGGTGGTAATTTTTGGGGTTTCTGTGGTGATTTTATCCATTTTGACCTATTTTATTAATTACACGAAATATGGCAAGGCAATGCGGGCAGTTGCCGAAGATCCGATCGCGGCTAATTTATTAGGAATTAATACAGACGGCTTTATCGTTCTGACCTTTTTCATCAGTAGTTTCTTGGCTGGGGTCGCCGGAACTTTGGTGGGATCGAGTGTCAGCATTGCTGGCCCTTATTTTGGCATTGCCTTTGGATTAAAAGGTTTAGCGGTGATTGTACTCGGAGGGTTAGGCAGTATTCCGGGAGCAGTGTTGGGCGGTTTGGTGATTGGATTAGCGGAGGCGTTTGTGCCCGCAGATTACTCGGCTTATAAGGATGCAGTGGCTTTTGGCATTCTGTTTATTATGCTATTGGTTAGACCTCAAGGTTTATTGGGTCGGAGGTTGATCCAGAAAGTTTAA
- a CDS encoding branched-chain amino acid ABC transporter permease: MADFFNTYGPLIVSMVLGALLGLSLYLPLMTGQLSLASPGFYALGGYIAAILSTQVFPSSDSLFPIHLLLLEMLIAAFVSGLLGLLVGIPALRLRGIYLAIATIAFVEILRVISLNLEITGGAVGIFAIPQPFATPIEYLWVALPLLLITMVILYRLERIRVGRAFIAIREDELAAGAMGINPTYYKVLAFTLGAILAGIVGALSGHFLNTWNARQGTFDASIVYLTSVLIGGSRTFVGPVLGGMVFTALPEILRAIADTPNLPLWLAQFLRDGRLIFFGLLIILGTIFFPQGLVTPDLFKRRQHSLKHEIKPDP; the protein is encoded by the coding sequence ATGGCTGATTTTTTCAACACTTACGGGCCGCTCATCGTCTCAATGGTACTAGGGGCATTGCTAGGGCTATCCCTGTATTTGCCACTGATGACCGGACAGCTATCTTTGGCTAGTCCTGGTTTTTATGCCTTGGGCGGATATATCGCGGCAATTTTATCTACTCAAGTTTTTCCCTCCAGTGATAGTTTGTTTCCGATTCATCTGCTGCTATTGGAAATGCTGATTGCCGCCTTTGTGTCTGGGTTATTGGGTCTTTTGGTGGGAATTCCCGCCCTGCGGCTAAGAGGAATCTATTTAGCGATCGCCACCATTGCCTTTGTGGAAATCCTGCGGGTTATTTCCCTCAACCTAGAAATCACCGGAGGGGCAGTCGGGATTTTTGCCATCCCCCAACCTTTTGCCACACCCATTGAGTATTTGTGGGTGGCGCTGCCTTTACTGCTGATTACTATGGTGATACTCTACCGCCTAGAGCGAATTCGCGTGGGACGAGCCTTCATCGCCATCCGGGAGGATGAACTGGCGGCGGGGGCAATGGGCATTAACCCAACTTACTATAAGGTATTAGCTTTTACCCTGGGTGCAATCTTGGCGGGAATTGTGGGTGCATTGAGTGGCCATTTTCTCAATACCTGGAACGCCCGTCAAGGTACATTTGATGCCAGTATTGTCTATTTGACTTCTGTGTTGATTGGGGGCAGCAGAACTTTTGTCGGGCCAGTGTTAGGCGGGATGGTATTTACCGCTTTACCAGAGATCCTGCGGGCGATCGCCGATACCCCAAACTTACCCCTCTGGTTAGCCCAATTCCTCCGCGATGGTCGCCTAATCTTTTTCGGATTACTGATTATTTTAGGAACCATCTTCTTTCCTCAAGGTCTGGTTACGCCAGACTTATTCAAGAGACGGCAGCACAGTCTAAAACACGAAATTAAACCAGACCCATGA
- a CDS encoding ABC transporter ATP-binding protein: MTSENVAITKTDPPLSNSHPFLESKGLTRNFGGLVAVNQVSFTVNANEIFGLIGPNGAGKTTLFNMITGLVPPSSGQLIYQGEEITQLRADQIAAKGIARTFQNIRLFGDLSAWENVMIGRHIKSRHTSEATALFRGLFGLPPTPTDEKETKQKALELLNLVGLGDRALEKAKNFAYGDQRRLEIARALALEPQILLLDEPAAGMNPNEKHQLSEFIRDIRHQFNLTVILIEHHVPLVMGLCHRIAVLDFGQLIALGEPSEVKNNPAVIEAYLGDE; this comes from the coding sequence ATGACCAGCGAAAACGTAGCCATCACGAAAACAGATCCACCCTTATCTAACAGTCACCCTTTTTTAGAAAGCAAGGGTCTGACCCGGAATTTTGGGGGGCTGGTAGCAGTGAATCAGGTATCTTTTACCGTCAATGCCAACGAAATTTTTGGTTTAATTGGCCCCAATGGGGCGGGAAAAACCACTTTATTTAATATGATTACGGGGCTGGTGCCGCCGTCTAGTGGACAGCTAATTTATCAAGGGGAAGAAATTACTCAGTTACGGGCTGATCAAATTGCCGCTAAAGGCATTGCCCGCACCTTCCAAAATATTCGTCTGTTTGGCGATCTATCTGCCTGGGAAAATGTGATGATTGGTCGGCATATTAAAAGTCGCCACACCTCTGAGGCAACGGCTCTTTTCAGGGGTTTATTCGGATTGCCGCCAACTCCTACTGACGAGAAAGAAACCAAACAGAAGGCTTTAGAATTACTGAATTTAGTGGGATTAGGCGATCGCGCCTTAGAAAAAGCCAAAAACTTTGCTTACGGCGATCAGCGTCGCCTAGAAATTGCCCGTGCCCTGGCCTTAGAACCGCAAATCCTCCTATTAGATGAACCCGCTGCGGGCATGAATCCCAACGAGAAGCATCAATTAAGTGAATTTATCCGAGACATTCGCCACCAGTTTAATTTAACGGTGATTTTGATTGAGCATCATGTCCCGTTGGTGATGGGGTTATGTCACCGAATTGCCGTTTTAGATTTTGGTCAATTGATTGCTCTAGGTGAACCCAGTGAAGTCAAAAATAATCCGGCTGTAATTGAAGCTTATTTGGGTGATGAATGA
- a CDS encoding ABC transporter ATP-binding protein — MNIDQTSNLAQPEKLIPLLEINNLSVNYGGIQALQSINLTVNVGEVVTLIGANGAGKSTTLRAISRLVNPRSGEIIYQGRNITRRPPHEVVRLGIAHSPEGRRVLARQTVLDNLELGAYIHSNSAEIKADISRQFEVFPRLAERRHQLAGTLSGGEQQMLAIARAVMSRPKLLLLDEPSLGLAPAIVREIFSIIQNLRDLGVTILIVEQNAHLALQISHRGYVLEAGRITLTGKASDLLNDDRVRQAYLG; from the coding sequence ATGAATATAGATCAAACCAGCAACTTAGCTCAACCAGAAAAACTAATCCCGCTCCTAGAAATTAACAACCTTTCTGTTAACTACGGCGGCATTCAAGCTTTGCAAAGTATCAATCTCACCGTTAACGTGGGTGAGGTGGTGACTTTAATTGGGGCTAATGGTGCAGGCAAAAGTACCACCTTACGGGCAATTTCTCGACTGGTCAATCCTCGCAGCGGTGAGATTATTTATCAGGGGCGAAATATTACCCGTCGTCCCCCCCATGAAGTGGTCAGACTCGGCATTGCCCATTCCCCTGAAGGACGGCGAGTGCTCGCCAGACAAACGGTGCTAGATAATTTGGAATTAGGCGCTTATATTCATTCTAATTCCGCAGAAATCAAGGCCGATATTTCTCGACAATTTGAAGTGTTTCCCCGGTTGGCCGAACGCCGCCATCAACTAGCAGGAACTCTCAGTGGTGGAGAACAGCAAATGTTGGCGATCGCACGTGCGGTAATGAGCCGACCGAAACTGTTACTATTGGATGAGCCTAGCCTGGGTCTTGCCCCCGCGATTGTGCGGGAAATTTTCTCGATTATCCAAAATCTGCGCGACCTCGGCGTTACGATTCTGATCGTTGAGCAAAACGCCCATTTAGCCCTGCAAATTTCTCATCGGGGATATGTGTTAGAAGCCGGTCGCATTACTCTGACGGGAAAAGCCTCAGATTTGTTGAATGATGACCGGGTAAGACAAGCCTATTTGGGTTAA
- a CDS encoding bifunctional cobalt-precorrin-7 (C(5))-methyltransferase/cobalt-precorrin-6B (C(15))-methyltransferase: MIHVVGIGLDGVAGLTAPVRQIVEQATILVGSDRHLSYFPDHPAERLVIGSMNIINIILRKLRRRLENYLTQEITQENFGNREPGREISSVNPLSLPCIVILVSGDPLFFGLGRLLLESFPPEHLTFHPHISSIQLAFNRVKIPWQDATFISMSGRPGDELINAVKKGVEKIAILTGDRNTPSAIARLILSLDLAVSYQFWVCENLGSQEEKVQCFSDLSEIKPQTLGELGELNVVLLIRQSPEKTQPIDLNKLPQIGIPDHYFVSFRDSLRDSFASRPELITKREIRLLILGELALKPNQTIWDIGAGTGSVAIEIARLFPTSNIYAIEKSAEGIALIEQNCQRFHLSNVVSIYGSAPDILYRLAVPDRIFIGGTGGSLRQILSLCSSYMAHHGIIVLTITSIENLNIAIAWAQTSGWQYQLLQVNLYRSVPIAELTRLSPLNPVTIVTLNQK, encoded by the coding sequence ATGATTCATGTAGTGGGAATTGGTTTAGATGGAGTCGCCGGGTTGACCGCACCTGTACGACAAATTGTGGAGCAAGCGACTATTTTAGTGGGGAGCGATCGCCACCTGAGTTATTTCCCAGACCATCCGGCAGAACGGCTGGTCATTGGCTCAATGAATATAATTAATATTATCTTGCGGAAACTGCGCCGCCGACTGGAAAATTATCTCACTCAGGAAATCACTCAGGAAAATTTCGGCAATAGGGAACCGGGGCGGGAAATTTCCTCAGTGAATCCGCTTTCTCTGCCTTGTATCGTGATTTTAGTCTCTGGCGATCCCTTATTTTTTGGCTTGGGACGACTGCTGCTGGAATCATTTCCCCCGGAACATCTCACCTTTCATCCACATATAAGTAGTATTCAACTTGCGTTTAACCGAGTCAAAATTCCCTGGCAAGATGCTACATTCATTAGTATGTCCGGTCGTCCTGGGGATGAATTAATTAACGCGGTAAAAAAAGGGGTGGAAAAAATTGCCATTCTCACGGGCGATCGCAATACCCCCAGCGCGATCGCCCGGCTCATTCTTTCCTTAGATTTAGCGGTTTCCTATCAATTTTGGGTCTGTGAAAACCTGGGTAGTCAGGAAGAAAAAGTCCAATGTTTCTCAGACCTCAGCGAAATAAAACCACAAACCTTGGGCGAATTAGGCGAATTAAATGTCGTTTTATTAATCCGCCAATCTCCCGAAAAAACTCAGCCCATTGATTTAAATAAATTACCGCAAATCGGCATTCCTGATCATTACTTTGTCAGTTTTCGCGATTCCCTTCGGGATAGCTTCGCTTCACGCCCCGAATTAATTACTAAGCGAGAAATTCGCCTGCTAATCTTAGGAGAACTTGCCCTCAAGCCGAACCAAACAATTTGGGATATTGGCGCAGGAACTGGTTCAGTTGCCATTGAAATCGCCCGGTTATTTCCCACGTCTAATATCTATGCCATTGAAAAAAGTGCGGAAGGAATTGCCCTAATTGAACAAAACTGCCAACGGTTTCATTTGTCTAACGTAGTTTCAATTTATGGCAGCGCCCCAGATATTTTATATCGCCTAGCAGTTCCCGACCGAATTTTTATTGGGGGAACCGGGGGTTCCCTGCGGCAAATTCTGAGTCTTTGTAGTAGCTACATGGCTCATCATGGCATCATTGTATTAACGATTACCTCTATAGAAAATCTGAATATTGCGATCGCCTGGGCGCAAACATCCGGCTGGCAATATCAACTATTACAAGTCAATCTTTATCGCTCAGTTCCCATTGCCGAACTTACCCGGTTATCACCCCTAAATCCGGTCACGATTGTTACTTTGAATCAAAAATAA
- a CDS encoding DUF2358 domain-containing protein, translating into MSENPQQVQTAVRAAIPKAIATLQQELPTLFERDLSYDIYAEDIFFKDPVNTFKGKFNYRIIFWTLRFHGRLFFTELYFDLHNVQQTKPESEPEIILANWTVRGILRLPWKPTLLFNGYSTYKLNHAGLIYEHIDTWDRSPIDILKQFWGGSDIS; encoded by the coding sequence GTGAGCGAAAATCCACAACAAGTACAAACAGCGGTCAGGGCAGCTATCCCGAAGGCGATCGCCACCCTGCAACAAGAGTTACCCACTTTATTTGAACGAGATTTATCTTACGATATCTACGCTGAAGATATTTTTTTTAAAGACCCGGTAAATACATTTAAAGGCAAATTTAACTATCGGATTATCTTCTGGACACTGCGATTTCATGGCCGGCTATTTTTTACCGAACTCTATTTTGATTTACATAATGTCCAGCAAACTAAACCAGAGAGTGAACCAGAAATTATCTTAGCCAACTGGACTGTGCGGGGAATTTTACGCTTGCCTTGGAAACCAACACTCTTGTTTAATGGTTATTCCACGTACAAGCTAAATCATGCTGGTTTGATTTACGAACATATTGATACCTGGGATCGTTCACCAATAGATATTTTAAAGCAGTTCTGGGGAGGATCTGATATTTCTTAA
- a CDS encoding carbonic anhydrase family protein gives MIKFIKNNFLLGSLILVYCLFVLLLQVIINPNPRAETHEAIAENHYLVHWSYGGSRNPSRWGKISAEYVLCKTGQYQSPINFDSDNFERKINSESTPKPLKFNYQRIPLTVKNNGHTIQVDYSGGSSGGSSMEIDGETYRLLQFHFHTPSEHTVDEMAYGMELHLVHQNQAGNFAVVGVFIEEGAENYFLQQIWDHLPESEGEKTLEKLMVNAYNFLPENREYYSYDGSLTTPPCSEAVKWYVMTTPIEASAEQIEQFMEIYPMNARPVQPLHRRKIHHH, from the coding sequence ATGATTAAATTTATAAAAAATAATTTTTTGCTTGGTTCTCTAATTCTCGTATATTGTCTGTTTGTTTTGCTTTTACAAGTTATCATTAATCCAAATCCGAGAGCAGAAACACATGAGGCAATCGCCGAAAATCATTATTTAGTCCATTGGAGTTATGGCGGTTCGAGAAACCCTAGCCGTTGGGGGAAAATAAGTGCAGAATATGTCTTATGTAAAACCGGACAATATCAATCACCAATTAATTTCGATTCAGATAATTTTGAGCGAAAAATAAATTCTGAGTCTACTCCGAAGCCGCTTAAATTTAATTATCAGAGAATTCCTTTAACGGTTAAAAATAATGGTCATACGATTCAAGTCGATTATTCTGGGGGCAGTTCTGGGGGCAGTTCTATGGAAATTGACGGAGAAACTTATCGGTTGCTTCAGTTTCACTTTCACACCCCTAGCGAACATACGGTTGACGAGATGGCTTATGGGATGGAACTGCACTTAGTTCACCAGAATCAGGCGGGAAATTTTGCCGTTGTGGGAGTCTTTATTGAAGAAGGAGCAGAAAATTATTTTCTCCAGCAAATTTGGGATCATTTGCCGGAAAGTGAAGGAGAAAAAACCCTGGAAAAATTGATGGTTAATGCCTATAATTTTTTACCAGAGAATCGGGAATACTATAGTTATGACGGTTCTTTAACCACCCCTCCTTGCAGTGAAGCGGTGAAATGGTATGTGATGACAACGCCCATCGAAGCTTCGGCAGAACAAATTGAGCAGTTTATGGAAATTTATCCGATGAATGCGCGACCAGTGCAACCTTTGCATCGGCGCAAAATTCATCATCATTGA
- a CDS encoding YebC/PmpR family DNA-binding transcriptional regulator, with protein MAGHSKWANIKRQKARVDAKKGKMFTKISREIIVAARSGVPDPEGNFQLRTAIEKAKAAGIPNDNIERAIAKGAGTWDSGSDNYEAIRYEGYGSGGVAILIEALTDNRNRTAADLRVAFSKNGGNLGETGCVSWMFEQKGVCIIQGSVDEDELLEVLLEAGAESYELTDVDDIPGAEVFTEISNLENLTQILKQKGYAVIESELRWIPGNNIEVTDPDVARSLLKLMDALEDLDDVQNVTANFNLADELMSLSFL; from the coding sequence ATGGCTGGACATAGTAAGTGGGCAAATATTAAGCGCCAAAAAGCTAGAGTAGATGCGAAAAAAGGCAAGATGTTTACGAAAATCTCGCGAGAGATTATCGTGGCAGCGCGATCGGGTGTTCCAGATCCGGAGGGTAATTTTCAATTGCGGACGGCGATCGAAAAAGCCAAGGCTGCCGGAATTCCTAATGATAATATTGAACGAGCGATCGCCAAAGGTGCCGGAACTTGGGACTCTGGCAGCGATAACTATGAAGCGATTCGTTATGAAGGATATGGTTCTGGGGGAGTGGCAATATTAATTGAAGCATTGACCGATAACCGGAATCGAACCGCAGCAGATTTAAGGGTGGCATTTAGTAAAAATGGCGGCAACTTAGGAGAAACAGGTTGCGTGAGTTGGATGTTTGAACAAAAAGGAGTCTGTATTATCCAAGGTTCAGTGGATGAAGATGAGTTACTAGAAGTCTTGCTAGAAGCTGGGGCTGAATCTTATGAATTAACGGACGTGGACGATATCCCAGGGGCGGAAGTTTTTACAGAAATTAGCAATCTAGAAAATCTGACTCAAATCTTAAAGCAAAAAGGCTATGCAGTAATCGAATCAGAATTGCGTTGGATTCCGGGCAATAATATAGAAGTAACCGATCCAGATGTGGCGCGATCGCTTCTCAAATTAATGGATGCATTAGAAGACTTAGATGATGTGCAAAATGTCACCGCCAACTTTAATCTAGCGGATGAATTAATGTCTTTAAGTTTCCTGTAA